The DNA window TCTTGCAGGAATTGTCTACCTTCATTACAAATGACGTATTTGAGGTAAGGGGTTtctggtattgtgtttcccaaagtattgtgtaccttaataaacttatctggggtcagagaacagaaaagccactagttaggcagtgatagcacacgcctttaatcctagcattccagagacagaaatccctctagatctctgtgagttcaatgtcgcattggaaacagtcaggtatggtgactcacgcctttaatcccagaaagcagcctttaatcccagagagtggtggtagaaagctgaaaggtttataaggagtgaggaccagaaactaaaagcatttggctggttaagcttttggctggttaagcattcaggcttctagtagcagttcagctgagagccattgggatgaggacacagaagcttccagtctgaggaaacgggaccaactgaggaattggcaaggtgagatagctgtggcttgttctggtactctgaccttgcagcatttaccccaataactggcttcaggtttgatcttattaataagaactgttaagattcatgctacaggtttctgccaccctggccctaaacacatacagaaaagtcaCAGAGGCTACTATTTAGGCACCTGCCAAAGGTTCCTAAATGAGGAACCAAAAGTTCAGAGATCAAAACCAATGGATTGATTTATCCTGGATTGAGGAATGAGCAGCATTAGAGCCAGATTTCAGGAGAGCTAGGCTGGGAATTGCTGAgttgattgaatcactgaaggtaTTTCCCAGTCCTCTAGGCTTAGTGAGTCCCTCTAGACATGATGAactagacagatgatagatgtggGGAGCATTTTACAGATCACATTCGAGGAAGAACTGTTTCAAACCCCTTCTTCAGTAACTGTTGAATATATTCTGCACCTTTTGAAAACCAGAATACTGTCTCATTTCTAAAGCCCATCAGAGTAAGCATGGAAGTTCAAAGTttaaagaggacagaactcaCCAGTGGAGGATGAAAATTATGAGGTATTGAGAAGCTGAATCATGGCAGTCAGCATGATGGAATTGAGAACTTAGGATCTTCTCATAGCACACCCTTAGTGGATTGAGAACAGTTTTTCCAAGGAGATATATCTGAGGGGGAGGGGCAAGATCACCAATGAAAGTGTGTGGAGCCATCCCAGGGAATGTGAGTCTGGATGAAAGAAGAGGCCACTTTCAGAGttgctgcctggctctgcttcttgacCACCACATAGGAATTCTTCCACCCTGATCTCCACGTTGTGATCACTGAGTCCCCTGACAGGGTAAGGCACCACCTCTTTCCCGATCATGTTGGTGGGAAGATTAGTATAAAACCctgagaagaagaaataacagcTGTCTAGGAATGAACACCATCcctattttatttaagatgaacCACAATAAGCAAAATACACTTGTGGTGGTTTTTGGGGGTTCCCAACTTAACAAgacatggaattaactaaaaccctaaaatgAAGGTCATAACAGTGAGAAGTCTTTTGCTTCATTTGATGTGGGTAGATCCAATTCAAGTACAGACTTTGGaggtaaaaagacacaaacactTACTCCAGATCTCAGGGCCTgaagacatacacctttaatcctgatcttGAGTCTgaaagacacaccctaaattaggccacaccttctgcttgaAGCCTATAATAGGACGTGGAAGCAGGAAGCTCTTGCTAtttgtctgcttgccctcaccttgcagcaagtccatcccttccctggcaATAGAGAGTATTTAGAACTCTAGCATATACTGAAAACCAGTGGACACATCCAACATCCAGCACCGAGTAAGTACTGTAATACTGGACTTTCCCTTCATAGGTAATGTAGGATTAGCAGGACTGCAGTCCAAAGTCATTCTCATAAATCccatttgattatatatatatatatatatatatatatatatatatatatatatatatatatatatatatattccttgtatgttttctgtttttctagagaAACCTAGTGCAACATTTTCGATATGAATTAATAGAATGAATGAGCAAAACTATTCAAAAGCTGTGTATAATTGTCAAAACTAGTTACTTACTGAACTAAGATTCAATCTAGAAAATAATGGAGTGATGTAAGTGTATCTAGTAGTCTAGACTGTGTTCTCTGAAATTAGCATTGAAGTCTGTATAGAAAATATCAGACACCCAAGTTTCCAGCCTTgtagaagaggaaacagatgagaaacaaaaactaaaaatcaaaatcCTGTCTGTTATTGCGTTTCACAGGgtgaagagaaaacaattgctAGTTCTTCTTCTTGGATCCAGTTGAGCATTCAAACTTCCTCAAGGAGACATGGCAGGAGATGAGATAGCCCAGAGATGGGACCACACACAAATCAGTGTTCAGGATTTCTCCTATAGGTGGACCATCAGCAACTTCCCTTTTATTGCTGAGGAAGTGCGGCAAAGCATTACAAGCCCAACTTTCTCAATAGGAGCCAATGACGAATGGTGTTTGAGAGTATACCCGAACGGAGTCAATGAAGAAAGTGCAGGTTACctgtcagtttacctagtgttGCTCAACTGTCTGAAGAGTCGtgtttgggcaaagttccagTTCTGGATCATAAGTGCCGAAGGAGAGAAAACCAAAGTCATAAGGAGCCCAAGAGCCTTTAGATTCGTGCCAGGCCAGGACTGGGGTTACAAAAAGTTTATTCTTCGAGATTTTCTCTTCTCCCGTGCGTTTATGCTTCTTCCAGATGACCAGCTCACCCTTGCCTGCAAGGTGAGCATGGCCCAGGTCTCTTTGAGCCTCTCTGACCAGAACAAGAAGCCGGGAATTCTGGTGCCCAGATGCACATTggcagatgagctaggagagctgtggAAGAATTCCCAATTCACAGACTGCTGCCTAGTGGTAGCTGGCCAGGAATTCTgggctcacaaggccatcttagcagctcgctctccagttttcagagccatgtttcaacatgacatggaggagagcagaaagaaccGCTTTGAGATCCCtgacctggagccacaagtcttcaagGTAATGATGGATTTCATTTACACAGGAAcagcaccagacctggacagtatggcagctgctgtgctggcagctgctgaTAAGTATGGCCTGGAacgtttgaaggtcatgtgtgaggatgccctcttcagggacctctctgtggagaatgctgcccatactcttcctggctgacctccacagctcagggcagctgaaaacccagacactggatttcattacagctcatgcttctgaggtctctgagacctcagACTGGAAGACAATGGTGGGCTTATATCCCCACTTAGTGGTTGAAGCTTATGGTTCCATGCCTGCTCACTGCCCTTTCTTGAAATACCCTATTAAATGCTTGAAGCGATCCTAGGACCTGGCAAACCTTGTCCTACCCTTGTCTCCCAGAAGCAGCAGTCGTGGTGTTAGCAATGATACCTAGGTAGACTATGGCATGTGTAGAAAATTTCCAGTGCAACTAGGGAATGACAGCATGGTCGCTGAGGCTTAATACAGATGTAAAGGAATCAATGTCAGGTTGAAGAACGGGGAGCCATGGACTCTGGTACAATCTATGCAACCTCTACCATGTTATTgtactggtttgatttttgtctaAGGAGTTAGAATCTGAAATTCATTTTAACTGCTGGCACCAAGCACAttacaacagggtttctttggaaaAACCTAACTGGATTGAACTGAGCAGAAAATATGGTCAAGGACTCAGAAAGGACAAAACAAAGATGAATGTTTGATtacaagagaaggaaagagaatgaagtAAGTTTTTCTCCAAACTCAGCGTTTGGGAcaggagagatgattcagctggcaaaagcaattgttgctcttgcagaggaccctttgttcagtcctcctcttttctccatgg is part of the Peromyscus eremicus chromosome 6, PerEre_H2_v1, whole genome shotgun sequence genome and encodes:
- the LOC131913782 gene encoding LOW QUALITY PROTEIN: speckle-type POZ protein-like (The sequence of the model RefSeq protein was modified relative to this genomic sequence to represent the inferred CDS: inserted 2 bases in 1 codon); protein product: MAGDEIAQRWDHTQISVQDFSYRWTISNFPFIAEEVRQSITSPTFSIGANDEWCLRVYPNGVNEESAGYLSVYLVLLNCLKSRVWAKFQFWIISAEGEKTKVIRSPRAFRFVPGQDWGYKKFILRDFLFSRAFMLLPDDQLTLACKVSMAQVSLSLSDQNKKPGILVPRCTLADELGELWKNSQFTDCCLVVAGQEFWAHKAILAARSPVFRAMFQHDMEESRKNRFEIPDLEPQVFKVMMDFIYTGTAPDLDSMAAAVLAAADKYGLERLKVMCEDALFRDLSVENAXPILFLADLHSSGQLKTQTLDFITAHASEVSETSDWKTMVGLYPHLVVEAYGSMPSIQLCSAVEPNIKQNSVNLKEEGKSGL